One Alicyclobacillus acidoterrestris DNA window includes the following coding sequences:
- a CDS encoding hemolysin family protein, with the protein MNSSSAIVNIILILVLIFLNGFFVAAEFSLVKVRSSRVDELVIQGHKRARMAKSVVNHLHTYLSVCQLGITLTSLGLGWVGEPTVAHLLEHPLTRVGLGGAVDTIAYIISFVVITYVHIVLGEMTPKSLAIHRAEAVVLNSAPVLTILGKLMHPFIWILNGSANAFLKFLGINVSEEEGEAYTEHELRILMNESHKSGLIDSTEMSLLDNIFEYSDRVAREIMIPRIDIIAIFCGDTREDILQLIEHHEHTRYPVAQGDKDHIVGYIHIRDLYMRVRDANGSVIDYLRPILKVPETTEIHDVLRRMQKHKTQIAIVVDEYGGTAGLVTLEDIIEELVGEIQDEFDNEQVPVVKSDHGYSVDGHLLIDEVADLLGIEFHLADVDTIGGYIRSRLPKIPEQGDAVEFDRFTFTVERAEHGRISRVRITRLDAQQSAE; encoded by the coding sequence TTGAACAGTTCGTCGGCAATTGTGAATATCATTTTGATTTTGGTCTTGATTTTTCTCAATGGTTTTTTTGTGGCTGCAGAATTCAGCCTTGTGAAGGTCCGTTCAAGCCGAGTGGATGAACTTGTCATTCAAGGCCATAAGCGGGCCAGAATGGCAAAATCCGTGGTCAATCATCTTCACACCTACCTATCGGTGTGCCAATTGGGCATTACCCTGACATCTCTTGGACTCGGCTGGGTGGGCGAACCGACCGTCGCCCACTTGTTGGAGCATCCGCTGACCCGCGTAGGCTTAGGGGGCGCCGTCGATACGATTGCGTATATCATCAGTTTTGTGGTGATTACGTACGTGCATATTGTCCTAGGCGAAATGACGCCCAAATCCTTAGCGATTCATCGCGCGGAAGCCGTGGTACTGAACTCGGCACCGGTGTTGACCATCCTCGGCAAACTGATGCATCCATTCATTTGGATTCTCAATGGCTCTGCGAACGCCTTTCTTAAGTTCTTGGGCATTAACGTATCCGAGGAAGAGGGGGAGGCGTATACAGAACACGAGTTGCGCATCCTCATGAACGAAAGCCACAAGAGTGGCCTCATCGACAGTACCGAGATGTCGTTGTTGGACAATATCTTCGAGTACTCCGATAGGGTTGCACGCGAAATCATGATTCCGCGCATCGACATCATCGCAATCTTCTGCGGCGACACCCGCGAGGACATTTTGCAACTCATCGAGCATCACGAACATACGCGATATCCTGTGGCGCAGGGGGACAAAGATCACATCGTCGGGTACATCCATATCCGCGACCTGTATATGCGGGTGCGGGACGCTAATGGCAGCGTGATCGATTACCTGCGGCCCATCCTCAAGGTCCCCGAAACCACAGAAATTCACGATGTGTTGCGGCGGATGCAAAAGCATAAGACGCAAATTGCCATTGTCGTGGACGAGTACGGCGGCACGGCTGGGCTCGTCACCTTGGAGGACATTATTGAGGAACTAGTGGGCGAAATTCAGGACGAGTTCGATAATGAGCAGGTTCCTGTGGTGAAATCAGACCATGGCTACTCGGTGGATGGCCATTTGCTTATCGATGAAGTTGCAGATTTGCTCGGCATCGAGTTTCATCTAGCCGATGTCGACACCATTGGTGGCTATATCCGATCCCGCTTGCCCAAAATCCCCGAACAAGGCGACGCGGTCGAGTTCGACCGATTCACCTTCACAGTCGAGCGCGCCGAACACGGTCGAATCTCTCGAGTGCGTATTACAAGGTTGGACGCCCAACAATCCGCAGAGTGA
- a CDS encoding DUF2653 family protein, with the protein MFGRNRRDFELSEPDIADACCDFIANRLGCMPQDVLVQLTFSDEDGFGAEITVRGIREKPMQQLDLIDAIQEYVADRDRFRGGDSGVTHVELQFAEHRGVYAIVQFL; encoded by the coding sequence ATGTTTGGACGAAACCGCCGGGACTTCGAATTGAGTGAGCCAGACATCGCGGATGCGTGTTGTGATTTTATCGCCAATCGACTTGGCTGCATGCCTCAAGATGTGCTGGTCCAATTGACATTCAGCGACGAGGACGGTTTTGGTGCAGAGATTACCGTGCGCGGTATCCGGGAGAAACCCATGCAGCAGCTCGACTTGATTGACGCGATTCAGGAATATGTCGCGGACCGTGATCGGTTTCGCGGCGGTGACAGCGGCGTGACCCACGTGGAACTTCAGTTTGCGGAGCACCGTGGCGTGTATGCGATTGTTCAATTTTTATGA